One Fibrobacter sp. UWH4 DNA window includes the following coding sequences:
- the pgi gene encoding glucose-6-phosphate isomerase, which yields MSKLTDSQEWKALEAHAEVAKTWHMKELFAKDPARAEKFSAEACGLFLDYSKNIITDETMAKLQDLLKSAGFEDMRRKYFAGEKINTTEKRAVLHTALRYKGNDPICVDGKDVMPEVRAVLKHMEEFTKLVRTGKWKGHTGKSIKYVVNIGIGGSDLGPVMVTEALKPYADKPAAGEYSPEVYFVSNIDGTHMAETLKKVNIEETLFIVASKTFTTLETMTNAETAKAAVLKAFNGDEKSIAKHFVALSTNTEAVSAFGIDTANMFEFWNWVGGRYSLWSAIGLSIALRIGFDNYMKLHQGAYEMDQHFKTAPVDKNLPVILALIGVWYNNFFGASSYAMLPYDQYLHRLAAYFQQADMESNGKTVDRDSKRVNYQTGPILWGEPGTNGQHAFYQLIHQGTKMIPCDFIAPANSHNKVGDHHQKLLSNFFAQPEALMNGKTLAQAQEELRKDGKSEEEIAFLAPHKVFEGNKPTNSIMMDYVSPETLGALIAMYEHKIFTQGVIWNINSYDQWGVELGKQLAKKILPELAKADAELNHDSSTNGLIRWFKAHQK from the coding sequence ATGTCGAAACTGACTGATTCTCAGGAATGGAAGGCCCTTGAGGCCCACGCCGAAGTCGCAAAGACCTGGCACATGAAGGAACTCTTCGCAAAGGACCCGGCTCGCGCCGAAAAGTTCAGCGCCGAAGCCTGCGGCCTCTTCCTGGACTACTCCAAGAACATCATCACCGACGAAACCATGGCCAAGCTCCAGGATCTCCTGAAGTCAGCCGGTTTCGAAGACATGCGCCGTAAGTACTTTGCCGGCGAAAAGATTAACACCACCGAAAAGCGCGCCGTGCTCCACACCGCACTCCGCTACAAGGGCAACGATCCGATTTGCGTCGACGGCAAGGACGTGATGCCCGAAGTTCGCGCCGTGCTCAAGCACATGGAAGAATTCACCAAGCTCGTGCGCACCGGCAAGTGGAAGGGCCACACCGGCAAGTCCATCAAGTACGTGGTGAACATCGGTATCGGCGGTTCCGACCTGGGCCCCGTGATGGTCACCGAAGCCTTGAAGCCGTATGCCGACAAGCCGGCTGCTGGCGAATACTCTCCGGAAGTCTACTTCGTTTCCAACATCGACGGCACCCACATGGCCGAAACCCTCAAGAAGGTGAACATCGAAGAAACGCTCTTCATCGTGGCTTCCAAGACCTTCACCACTCTTGAAACCATGACGAACGCCGAAACTGCAAAGGCCGCAGTCCTTAAGGCCTTCAACGGTGACGAAAAGTCCATCGCCAAGCACTTTGTGGCGCTTTCCACCAACACCGAAGCCGTGTCCGCCTTCGGTATCGACACCGCCAACATGTTTGAATTCTGGAACTGGGTGGGTGGCCGTTACTCCCTGTGGTCTGCCATCGGTCTTTCGATCGCTCTCCGCATCGGTTTCGACAACTACATGAAGCTCCACCAGGGCGCCTACGAAATGGATCAGCATTTCAAGACCGCTCCGGTCGACAAGAACCTCCCCGTGATCCTCGCCCTCATCGGCGTTTGGTACAACAACTTCTTTGGCGCTTCTAGCTACGCCATGCTCCCGTACGACCAGTACTTGCACCGCCTTGCCGCCTACTTCCAGCAGGCCGACATGGAATCCAACGGCAAAACCGTTGACCGCGACTCCAAGCGCGTGAACTACCAGACGGGTCCGATCCTCTGGGGCGAACCGGGTACGAACGGCCAGCACGCCTTCTACCAGCTGATCCACCAGGGCACCAAGATGATTCCTTGCGACTTCATCGCCCCGGCCAACAGCCACAACAAGGTCGGCGACCATCACCAGAAGCTGCTCTCCAACTTCTTTGCGCAGCCCGAAGCCTTGATGAACGGCAAGACCCTCGCCCAGGCCCAGGAAGAACTCCGCAAGGATGGCAAGAGCGAAGAAGAAATCGCATTCCTCGCCCCGCACAAGGTGTTCGAAGGCAACAAGCCGACCAACTCCATCATGATGGACTACGTTTCTCCGGAAACGCTCGGCGCCCTCATCGCCATGTACGAACACAAGATCTTCACCCAGGGCGTTATCTGGAACATCAACAGCTACGACCAGTGGGGTGTTGAACTCGGTAAGCAGCTCGCCAAGAAGATCCTTCCGGAACTTGCCAAGGCCGACGCCGAACTGAACCACGACAGTTCCACCAACGGTCTTATCCGCTGGTTCAAGGCTCACCAGAAGTAA
- a CDS encoding HD domain-containing protein, with amino-acid sequence MDTSILDKAIVFAVKAHQGAERKGKGFPYIVHPMEAVAIAATMTNDQELLAAAALHDTVEDTEITLKDVEREFGKRVAELVEAESDIEFEGKSRQESWRLRKEEAIERLSSATNEVKIVALSDKLSNIRAIYRDYQAIGDKVWDLFCVKDKASHEWHFRGLARALSSLKGTFAYDEFAETINKVFGK; translated from the coding sequence ATGGATACATCAATTCTTGACAAGGCAATCGTATTTGCGGTTAAGGCGCACCAGGGAGCAGAACGCAAGGGAAAAGGCTTCCCTTACATCGTTCACCCGATGGAGGCAGTCGCGATCGCAGCCACCATGACGAACGACCAGGAACTTTTGGCCGCGGCAGCACTTCACGACACGGTCGAAGACACCGAAATCACCCTGAAGGATGTCGAACGCGAATTCGGCAAGAGGGTGGCAGAACTTGTTGAAGCAGAATCCGATATCGAATTCGAGGGCAAGAGCCGTCAGGAAAGTTGGAGACTTCGCAAGGAAGAAGCCATTGAGCGATTGTCTTCAGCTACAAACGAAGTCAAGATTGTAGCACTTTCAGATAAATTAAGCAACATCCGAGCCATCTACCGCGACTACCAGGCAATAGGCGACAAGGTATGGGACTTGTTCTGCGTCAAGGACAAGGCTTCGCACGAATGGCATTTCCGCGGGCTTGCGCGAGCACTTTCTAGTCTCAAGGGGACATTCGCATACGACGAATTTGCAGAAACAATCAACAAAGTCTTTGGGAAATAG